One genomic segment of Profundibacter amoris includes these proteins:
- the mutS gene encoding DNA mismatch repair protein MutS, producing MNIAKTSVTPMMAQFLEIKAEYRDALLFYRMGDFYEMFFDDAVAAAEALDIALTKRGKHLGEDIPMCGVPVRAAEGYFLTLIRKGFRVAVCEQMEDPAEAKKRGYKAVVKREVVRLVTPGTLTEDSLLDARRHNFLAAYSEVRGEGALAWVDISTGVFHVMPCPQVKLGPELARLSPRELVVSEQMEAELAELVTDIGASLTALSPASFDSTAAEKRLTELFKVGTMEAFGQFSRAENSAMGAIVEWLDITQKGQLPLLRPPVRESADGAMQIDAATRRNLELTRSLSGGREGSLIAVIDRTITAGGGRLLERRLSSPSRNLPAIHARQDAVSFMIENSAFADALRDDLRKTPDMDRAVSRLGLDRGGPRDLTAVRDGLAQAGSIAARADGLELPAILADAVDALRGHDELLDLLEQALVADPPLLARDGGFIAPGYNADLDEARTLRDEGRSVIAGMQAEYIEQTGIQALKIKHNNVLGYFIETTAKHADLMLSAPLSETFIHRQTTANAVRFTTVPLSEMETKILNAGNRALEVEKRLYSVLKDAILAQSGPVNLAAAALAEIDLACAFADLATGENWCKPIVDDSRAFEIFGGRHPVVERALRQQGGAPFIANDCDLADGSDGADIWLLTGPNMSGKSTFLRQNALIALLAQIGSYVPANHAHIGLVSQLFSRVGASDDLARGRSTFMVEMVETAAILNQADDRALVILDEIGRGTATYDGLSIAWATLEHLHNVNQSRALFATHYHEMTALSDKLDGVENATVTVKEWDGDVIFLHEVKKGAADRSYGVQVARLAGLPETVVARARVVLEMLEKGEREGKVGQKALIDDLPLFSATPATTAPMQAKESEIENRLKNILPDELTPKEALALLYELKELET from the coding sequence ATGAATATCGCCAAAACATCCGTCACGCCAATGATGGCGCAGTTTCTGGAAATAAAAGCCGAATACAGGGATGCGCTTTTGTTTTACCGGATGGGCGATTTCTATGAAATGTTCTTTGACGATGCTGTCGCAGCGGCCGAGGCACTGGACATCGCCCTGACCAAACGCGGCAAGCATCTGGGCGAGGATATTCCGATGTGTGGCGTGCCTGTGCGTGCGGCCGAAGGGTATTTCCTGACGCTGATCCGCAAAGGGTTTCGCGTTGCGGTGTGCGAACAGATGGAGGACCCCGCCGAGGCGAAAAAACGCGGCTACAAGGCTGTTGTCAAACGCGAGGTTGTGCGGCTGGTCACACCGGGCACATTGACCGAGGATTCATTGCTGGACGCACGACGGCACAATTTTCTGGCCGCCTATTCCGAGGTGCGCGGCGAGGGGGCTTTGGCCTGGGTCGACATTTCCACCGGCGTGTTTCATGTGATGCCTTGCCCACAGGTGAAACTGGGACCGGAACTGGCGCGCCTGTCTCCGCGTGAACTGGTGGTGTCCGAGCAGATGGAAGCGGAATTGGCCGAGTTAGTGACTGATATTGGCGCATCCCTGACTGCCTTGTCCCCCGCCAGTTTCGATAGCACAGCGGCAGAAAAACGGCTGACGGAGCTGTTCAAGGTCGGCACGATGGAGGCTTTTGGCCAGTTCTCCCGCGCGGAAAATTCAGCGATGGGTGCGATTGTTGAGTGGCTGGACATTACCCAGAAGGGGCAGTTGCCCCTGTTGCGTCCACCGGTGCGCGAAAGTGCTGACGGGGCAATGCAGATTGACGCGGCAACGCGGCGTAATCTGGAGCTGACCCGCAGTTTAAGCGGCGGGCGTGAGGGATCGCTGATTGCGGTGATTGACCGGACCATCACAGCGGGCGGCGGGCGGTTGCTGGAACGGCGATTATCCAGTCCGTCGCGGAACTTGCCCGCAATACATGCGCGACAGGATGCGGTTTCCTTTATGATCGAAAACAGCGCCTTTGCCGATGCCCTGCGCGACGATTTGCGCAAGACCCCCGATATGGACCGCGCGGTTTCACGTCTGGGACTGGATCGGGGCGGGCCGCGGGATTTGACAGCGGTGCGCGACGGGCTGGCACAGGCCGGCAGTATTGCGGCGCGGGCAGACGGGCTGGAACTGCCCGCAATTCTGGCCGACGCGGTGGATGCCCTACGCGGGCATGACGAATTGCTGGACCTGCTGGAACAGGCGCTGGTTGCCGATCCGCCCTTGCTGGCCCGCGATGGCGGATTCATTGCACCCGGCTATAACGCCGATCTGGACGAGGCCCGAACCCTGCGCGACGAGGGGCGCAGCGTGATTGCCGGAATGCAGGCCGAATATATCGAACAAACCGGTATTCAAGCGTTGAAGATCAAGCATAACAATGTGCTGGGCTATTTCATCGAAACCACGGCGAAACATGCCGATCTGATGCTGTCTGCCCCCCTGTCCGAAACATTCATCCACCGGCAAACCACGGCCAATGCAGTGCGGTTCACCACGGTGCCTTTGTCGGAGATGGAAACCAAAATCCTGAACGCAGGCAACAGGGCGCTGGAGGTTGAAAAGCGGCTCTATTCCGTGCTGAAAGACGCTATTCTGGCCCAATCCGGCCCCGTTAATCTGGCCGCTGCCGCGCTGGCGGAAATTGATCTGGCCTGTGCCTTTGCCGATCTGGCAACCGGCGAAAACTGGTGCAAACCCATTGTCGATGACAGCCGCGCCTTTGAAATTTTCGGCGGGCGGCATCCCGTGGTGGAGCGGGCCTTGCGCCAACAGGGGGGTGCGCCGTTTATTGCCAATGATTGCGATCTGGCCGATGGTTCGGACGGGGCAGATATATGGCTGCTGACTGGACCGAATATGTCGGGTAAATCAACCTTTCTGCGTCAGAACGCGCTGATTGCCCTACTGGCACAGATCGGATCCTATGTTCCTGCGAATCATGCCCATATCGGGCTGGTGTCACAGTTGTTCAGCCGTGTCGGGGCGTCGGATGATCTGGCAAGGGGGCGCTCGACATTCATGGTGGAAATGGTCGAAACCGCCGCGATCTTGAATCAGGCGGATGACCGCGCGTTGGTCATACTGGATGAAATCGGGCGCGGAACGGCGACATATGACGGGTTGTCCATCGCATGGGCCACGCTGGAACATTTGCACAATGTCAACCAGAGCCGCGCCTTGTTCGCCACGCATTACCATGAAATGACGGCCCTTTCCGACAAACTGGACGGTGTGGAAAACGCCACCGTGACGGTCAAGGAATGGGATGGCGACGTGATCTTCCTGCACGAGGTCAAAAAGGGTGCGGCGGACCGGTCATACGGGGTGCAGGTGGCACGATTGGCGGGATTGCCGGAAACCGTGGTTGCCCGCGCGCGGGTGGTTCTGGAAATGTTGGAGAAAGGCGAGCGCGAAGGCAAAGTCGGGCAAAAGGCGTTGATCGACGATTTGCCGCTGTTTTCAGCGACACCCGCGACGACAGCACCGATGCAGGCGAAAGAGTCGGAAATCGAAAACCGCTTGAAGAACATACTGCCGGACGAGCTAACCCCGAAAGAGGCGCTCGCCCTGTTGTATGAGTTAAAAGAGCTGGAAACCTAG
- a CDS encoding nucleotide exchange factor GrpE encodes MANENKDEFLDDIESLEAEQDRIEEEDAAAEVDELEQMRAERDEMKDRFMRALADAENSRKRSERDRREAEQYGGSKMARDMLPVYDSLKRALETVTDEQRAVSGPLIEGIELTMRELLHVFEKHGIVRIAPKVGDRFDPNFHESMFEAPLPDTKSGDIIQVSAEGFMLHDRLLRPAQVGVSSTPKG; translated from the coding sequence ATGGCAAACGAAAACAAAGACGAATTTCTGGACGATATCGAGTCGCTCGAAGCCGAGCAGGACCGGATCGAAGAAGAAGACGCAGCCGCCGAGGTAGACGAGCTGGAGCAAATGCGCGCCGAGCGGGACGAGATGAAAGACCGTTTCATGCGGGCGCTTGCCGATGCTGAAAATTCGCGCAAACGCAGCGAGCGTGACCGCCGCGAAGCCGAGCAATACGGCGGGTCCAAAATGGCCCGCGATATGTTGCCGGTTTATGATAGTCTGAAGCGGGCGCTGGAAACGGTGACGGACGAACAACGCGCGGTATCCGGCCCCTTGATCGAAGGGATCGAGCTGACCATGCGTGAACTGCTGCATGTGTTTGAAAAGCACGGGATTGTGCGGATTGCGCCCAAGGTTGGTGACCGGTTCGATCCGAATTTTCATGAATCCATGTTCGAGGCCCCCCTGCCCGACACCAAATCCGGCGACATCATTCAGGTATCCGCCGAAGGCTTCATGCTGCACGATCGCCTGCTGCGCCCCGCGCAAGTTGGCGTTTCGTCTACGCCCAAGGGCTAG
- the hrcA gene encoding heat-inducible transcriptional repressor HrcA, producing the protein MSDGSEIFAEMNARSREVFRLVVESYLETGGPIGSRTLTRSLSEKVSAATIRNVMQDLEHLGLLDSPHVSAGRIPTQHGLRMFVDGLLEVGDLQSDDRQKIDATVGEASDVNSLLDRVGSALSGMTHGASLVLAPKHEAPIKHIEFVSLAPDRALVVLVFADGNVENRVFTPPVGQTPSSLREAANFLNALAEGRTLSELRQTIGQEIQNRRQEIDSLARALVESGFALWDNDDDNYERLIVRGRSNLLDDSESVDLERIRSLFDDLERKRDIAEFLELTEEGEGVRIFIGSENKLFSLSGSSLVVSPYMNSDRKIIGAVGVIGPTRLNYGRIVPIVDYTAQLVGKLISDQG; encoded by the coding sequence ATGAGTGATGGCAGCGAAATATTTGCCGAAATGAACGCCCGCAGTCGCGAGGTGTTCCGGCTGGTGGTGGAAAGCTATCTGGAAACGGGTGGCCCGATTGGCTCGCGCACGCTTACCCGTTCGTTAAGCGAAAAGGTAAGTGCAGCGACCATTCGCAATGTGATGCAGGATCTGGAACATCTGGGCCTGCTGGATTCACCGCATGTGTCGGCGGGGCGTATCCCGACGCAACATGGCTTGCGGATGTTTGTGGATGGATTGCTGGAAGTGGGCGATTTGCAATCGGACGACCGCCAGAAAATCGACGCAACAGTGGGCGAGGCAAGCGATGTGAATTCCCTGCTGGACCGTGTTGGCTCGGCCTTGTCCGGCATGACCCATGGCGCATCACTGGTTCTGGCCCCCAAACACGAAGCCCCGATCAAGCACATTGAATTTGTCAGCCTTGCTCCCGATCGCGCCCTTGTGGTGTTGGTGTTCGCTGATGGCAACGTGGAAAACCGCGTTTTTACCCCGCCGGTCGGTCAAACCCCGTCTTCCCTGCGCGAGGCGGCGAATTTCCTGAACGCCTTGGCCGAGGGGCGCACCCTGTCGGAATTGCGCCAGACCATCGGGCAGGAAATTCAGAACCGGCGTCAGGAGATTGACAGTCTTGCCCGCGCGCTGGTCGAAAGCGGCTTTGCCCTGTGGGACAATGACGATGACAACTATGAACGTCTGATCGTTCGCGGGCGTTCAAACCTGCTGGATGATTCCGAATCTGTTGATCTGGAACGCATCCGTTCCCTGTTTGACGATCTGGAACGCAAACGCGACATCGCCGAATTTCTGGAATTGACCGAAGAAGGCGAAGGTGTGCGCATTTTTATTGGCTCCGAGAACAAATTATTCTCACTTTCGGGTTCATCTTTGGTCGTTTCCCCTTATATGAACTCTGACCGAAAGATTATCGGTGCGGTCGGGGTCATTGGCCCTACGCGTCTGAATTACGGGCGGATCGTACCGATTGTCGATTACACAGCGCAACTGGTTGGAAAACTGATTTCGGATCAGGGCTAA
- the rph gene encoding ribonuclease PH has translation MRPSGRNVDEMRPISIETGITKHAEGSCLIKCGDTHVLCTATIDPGVPRFLKGSGLGWVTAEYGMLPRATNTRMRREAKNGQSGRTQEIQRLIGRSLRAGVDRVALGERQITVDCDVIQADGGTRCASITGGWVALRLAVNKLMKAGDVISDPLVDPVAAVSCGIYAGQPVLDLDYPEDSEAGVDGNFVLLGNGQMIEVQMSAEGSTYSRDQMNTLLDLADKGVAELMAAQQAAVA, from the coding sequence ATGCGCCCCTCTGGTAGAAATGTAGACGAAATGCGCCCGATTTCAATCGAGACCGGCATAACAAAACACGCCGAAGGATCCTGCCTGATAAAATGCGGCGATACCCATGTGTTGTGCACCGCCACGATCGACCCCGGCGTGCCGCGGTTTTTGAAGGGGTCCGGTCTGGGATGGGTCACGGCGGAATACGGCATGTTGCCCCGCGCCACCAACACCCGGATGCGCCGCGAGGCCAAGAACGGGCAATCCGGACGCACACAGGAAATCCAGCGTCTGATTGGCCGGTCCTTGCGCGCCGGTGTCGATCGGGTGGCTTTGGGCGAACGTCAGATCACTGTGGATTGCGATGTGATTCAGGCCGACGGCGGTACGCGCTGTGCCTCGATCACCGGCGGTTGGGTGGCGCTGCGGTTGGCGGTGAACAAACTGATGAAAGCGGGCGATGTTATATCCGATCCGCTGGTTGATCCGGTTGCCGCCGTTAGCTGTGGCATTTACGCGGGCCAGCCGGTGCTGGATCTGGATTACCCCGAGGATTCCGAAGCGGGCGTGGACGGGAACTTTGTTCTGCTGGGCAACGGTCAGATGATCGAAGTGCAGATGTCGGCCGAGGGATCAACCTATTCCCGTGACCAGATGAATACTCTGCTGGATCTGGCCGACAAGGGTGTTGCCGAACTGATGGCCGCGCAACAGGCGGCAGTTGCCTGA
- the rdgB gene encoding RdgB/HAM1 family non-canonical purine NTP pyrophosphatase: protein MRRFDGDRLVIATHNTGKLVEIAELLKPFGISVTSAGELGLEEPEETEDTFAGNARIKAHFAAKASGLPALSDDSGITVDALDGAPGVYTADWAETPTGRDFPMAMKKVWDLLESKTAPEPRTAAFNCTLCLAWPDGHDEIFEGRVEGRLVWPMRGKNGFGFDPIFLPNGHDLTFGEMDPTDKKAISHRADAFAKLVQGCFA from the coding sequence ATGCGCCGGTTTGACGGGGATAGGTTGGTGATCGCCACGCATAACACCGGGAAACTGGTGGAGATTGCCGAGTTGCTGAAACCTTTTGGGATTTCGGTGACATCCGCGGGCGAACTGGGGCTGGAAGAACCCGAGGAAACCGAAGACACATTCGCCGGCAACGCCCGTATCAAGGCGCATTTTGCAGCCAAAGCCAGCGGTTTACCTGCCTTGTCCGATGACAGCGGCATCACGGTTGACGCGCTGGACGGTGCGCCGGGGGTTTATACTGCCGATTGGGCCGAAACCCCGACGGGACGCGATTTTCCGATGGCGATGAAAAAGGTCTGGGATTTGCTGGAAAGCAAAACCGCCCCCGAGCCTCGCACAGCCGCCTTTAACTGCACCCTATGTCTGGCATGGCCGGATGGTCACGACGAAATCTTCGAAGGTCGCGTTGAAGGGCGGCTGGTTTGGCCGATGCGTGGGAAAAACGGTTTCGGGTTTGATCCGATATTCCTGCCCAACGGCCATGATCTAACCTTTGGCGAAATGGACCCCACGGACAAAAAGGCCATCAGCCACCGTGCCGATGCATTCGCCAAACTGGTTCAGGGCTGTTTTGCCTGA
- the hemW gene encoding radical SAM family heme chaperone HemW — translation MHSPNWFRAVLPEDWQQGGFGLYIHWPFCQSKCPYCDFNSHVAAEIDQQKWAQAYVSEIGRIAAETGSKPLKSVFFGGGTPSLMLPETVDAILTKVRECWTLGNDIEITLEANPTSVEASRFAGYKDAGVNRVSIGIQALNDPDLRRLGRLHTVAEARAAFDTAANLFERINFDLIYARQDQSLPEWRAELTEALNMAADHLSLYQLTIESGTAFGARHAAGGLHGLPQEDLAADMYELTQELTSAAGFEAYEISNHAKAGSQSHHNLIYWQAGDYAGIGPGAHGRLTLNGVRYATECPKSPQLWLESVLKSGNGELPRHAQSPNERADEYLMMGLRVTDGIDLLRYENLAGKQLNTYSINMLSDYGLVNLQNDRLIATPQGRPVLNAIIKELLTE, via the coding sequence ATGCATTCGCCAAACTGGTTCAGGGCTGTTTTGCCTGAGGATTGGCAGCAGGGGGGCTTTGGCCTCTATATCCACTGGCCGTTTTGTCAGTCAAAATGCCCCTATTGCGACTTCAATTCCCATGTAGCGGCGGAAATAGACCAGCAGAAATGGGCCCAGGCCTATGTTTCCGAAATTGGCCGTATCGCGGCAGAAACAGGCTCTAAACCGCTAAAAAGCGTGTTTTTCGGCGGCGGCACGCCCAGCCTGATGTTACCCGAAACCGTGGATGCCATCCTGACGAAGGTGCGGGAATGCTGGACGCTTGGCAACGACATTGAAATCACGCTTGAGGCCAACCCGACCTCGGTCGAGGCCAGCCGCTTTGCCGGTTACAAAGACGCCGGTGTGAACCGCGTTTCTATTGGCATTCAGGCGTTGAATGATCCCGATCTGCGCCGCCTTGGCCGTTTGCATACCGTGGCCGAGGCCCGCGCCGCCTTTGACACCGCTGCCAACCTGTTTGAGCGGATCAATTTCGACCTGATCTATGCACGTCAGGACCAATCTTTGCCTGAATGGCGCGCGGAACTGACCGAAGCATTAAATATGGCCGCTGACCACCTGTCGCTTTATCAACTGACCATCGAATCCGGCACCGCCTTTGGCGCCCGCCATGCCGCCGGTGGTTTGCACGGCCTGCCGCAAGAAGATCTGGCGGCGGATATGTATGAATTGACGCAGGAATTGACCTCGGCTGCCGGTTTTGAGGCCTACGAAATATCGAACCACGCCAAAGCCGGTTCGCAATCACACCACAACCTGATCTACTGGCAGGCAGGCGATTACGCCGGGATCGGCCCGGGGGCGCATGGGCGGCTGACTTTGAACGGGGTTCGCTATGCCACAGAATGCCCGAAGTCGCCGCAACTCTGGCTGGAATCCGTTCTGAAATCCGGCAACGGAGAACTGCCACGTCACGCCCAGAGTCCGAATGAACGCGCGGACGAATATCTGATGATGGGGCTGCGCGTGACGGACGGGATAGACCTGTTGCGATATGAAAATCTGGCGGGTAAACAATTAAATACTTATAGTATCAATATGTTATCTGACTACGGCCTTGTTAACCTACAAAATGACCGTCTGATTGCCACCCCGCAGGGCCGCCCCGTTCTGAATGCCATCATCAAAGAACTGTTAACGGAGTAA
- a CDS encoding YbaN family protein gives MKLVWLLLGLASLALGIIGAFLPLLPTVPLVLLSAFFFSKSSDRLHDWMLDHAVFGPWIREWRENGGMSKRVKIYATASILVAFAIPFIIGLKAYIIAIQGVVLSGVLLYIWTRPTS, from the coding sequence ATGAAACTGGTTTGGTTACTGCTTGGCCTTGCCTCGCTTGCGTTAGGCATCATCGGTGCCTTTCTACCGCTGTTGCCTACGGTACCGCTGGTGCTGCTTTCGGCGTTTTTCTTTTCCAAATCGTCCGACAGGCTGCACGACTGGATGCTGGATCACGCTGTTTTTGGCCCTTGGATCCGTGAGTGGCGCGAAAACGGCGGGATGAGCAAACGGGTCAAAATTTACGCAACCGCGTCAATCCTTGTCGCCTTTGCGATCCCGTTCATCATTGGCCTGAAGGCCTATATCATTGCCATTCAAGGCGTCGTTTTATCCGGTGTTCTGCTGTATATTTGGACGCGCCCTACGTCGTAG
- a CDS encoding ParB/RepB/Spo0J family partition protein, translating into MASKRHERRGLGRGLSALMSDVAADTAPASEGGSAVRAEQVVPIEKIAPNPDQPRRDFPTQDMDDLVASIKEKGVIQPLIVRLKSIGYEIVAGERRWRAAQMAKLHELPVIIRDYTDTEVLEIAIIENIQRADLNPVEEAAGYQQLMDKFGHTQEKLAAALGKSRSHIANLMRLLQLPKEVLDLLKEGKLTAGHARALITTENPIALARQVVKQGLSVRETERLAKGPTTRPEKVKLQPVKDADTRALEGDLSANLGMKVSVDHRAGKESGKLTISYKTLEELDDLCRLLSATT; encoded by the coding sequence ATGGCGAGCAAAAGACATGAACGGCGCGGTTTGGGGCGCGGGCTTTCGGCGCTGATGTCGGACGTGGCGGCGGATACGGCACCGGCATCTGAAGGCGGGTCAGCAGTGCGGGCCGAACAGGTTGTTCCGATCGAAAAGATTGCCCCGAATCCGGACCAGCCACGGCGTGATTTTCCGACGCAGGATATGGATGATCTGGTAGCGTCAATTAAGGAAAAAGGTGTTATCCAGCCTTTAATTGTTCGATTAAAATCAATAGGTTACGAGATTGTTGCGGGCGAAAGGCGCTGGCGTGCCGCGCAAATGGCCAAGCTGCATGAACTGCCGGTTATTATACGTGATTACACCGATACCGAAGTGCTGGAAATCGCGATTATCGAGAATATCCAGCGTGCCGATCTGAATCCGGTGGAAGAGGCGGCTGGTTATCAGCAGTTGATGGATAAATTCGGCCACACACAGGAAAAGCTGGCCGCTGCTTTGGGTAAAAGCCGCAGTCATATCGCCAATCTGATGCGTCTGTTGCAACTGCCCAAAGAGGTGCTGGATTTGCTGAAAGAAGGCAAGCTGACTGCCGGTCATGCGCGGGCGCTGATCACCACAGAAAACCCCATTGCGCTGGCCCGGCAGGTGGTGAAACAGGGGCTATCGGTTCGCGAAACCGAGCGACTGGCGAAGGGGCCGACAACCCGACCGGAAAAGGTGAAATTGCAGCCTGTGAAAGATGCGGATACCCGTGCGCTGGAGGGGGATTTGTCTGCCAATCTGGGGATGAAGGTTTCAGTTGATCACAGGGCTGGCAAGGAATCGGGCAAGCTGACCATCAGTTATAAAACGCTCGAGGAGTTGGACGACCTGTGCCGCTTGCTTTCGGCTACGACGTAG
- a CDS encoding ParA family protein has translation MSDLTRPKGPRIIAIANQKGGVGKTTTTINLGSALAAEGFNVLLVDLDPQGNASTGLGIENEQRDYNTYDLLIGDVPIQDIVQESEVEGLLIVPATTDLSSADIELLSNEKRSFLLHKALRQPDIDKLGLDFILIDCPPSLNLLTVNAMVSAHSVLVPLQSEFFALEGLSQLVLSVREVRQTANENLRIEGIVLTMYDSRNRLSQQVEKDARDNLGELVFKTIIPRNVRVSEAPSFGMPVIEYDPMSKGAMAYVELAHELARKNTVTPSRKGS, from the coding sequence GTGTCTGATCTGACCCGCCCCAAGGGGCCACGCATTATCGCAATCGCAAACCAGAAAGGCGGAGTCGGGAAAACCACGACCACGATAAATCTGGGGTCAGCTTTAGCTGCCGAAGGTTTCAATGTGCTTCTGGTGGATCTTGATCCGCAGGGAAATGCCTCGACAGGTTTGGGAATTGAAAACGAACAGCGCGACTATAATACCTACGACTTGTTAATAGGTGATGTCCCAATACAAGATATTGTGCAAGAATCAGAGGTTGAGGGTTTGTTGATTGTTCCGGCAACGACGGACCTCAGTTCGGCAGATATTGAATTACTGTCGAATGAAAAGCGCAGTTTCCTTTTGCATAAGGCATTGCGTCAACCGGACATAGACAAACTTGGCCTTGATTTTATCCTGATTGATTGCCCCCCTTCCCTGAACCTTTTGACTGTAAACGCGATGGTTTCGGCCCATTCCGTTTTGGTGCCGTTACAAAGCGAATTTTTTGCGCTGGAAGGTCTATCGCAACTGGTTCTGTCTGTGCGCGAGGTTCGGCAGACCGCAAATGAAAATTTGCGGATCGAAGGGATTGTGTTGACGATGTATGACAGCCGCAATCGCTTGTCGCAGCAGGTGGAAAAAGACGCGCGCGATAATCTGGGCGAGCTGGTGTTCAAAACCATAATTCCGCGCAATGTGCGTGTGTCCGAAGCGCCGTCATTCGGGATGCCGGTGATCGAATATGATCCGATGTCAAAAGGCGCGATGGCCTATGTTGAACTGGCGCATGAGCTGGCGCGGAAAAACACCGTAACCCCAAGCAGAAAAGGAAGCTGA
- the rsmG gene encoding 16S rRNA (guanine(527)-N(7))-methyltransferase RsmG, protein MDYRDEFQADFNVSRETMALLDDYAALLRKWNPAINLVSKSTINALWQRHFHDSAQIYQFQPENPCHWADLGSGGGFPALVLAAMAKEDSPESRFTLVESDLRKCTFLRTVIRDLGLNTTVITARIEETAGLNADILTARALASLDKLLEFANLHLSPTGIAIFPKGDRFQAEIAQAKANWHFDLEEIPSRTNPTGAILKIGGISRV, encoded by the coding sequence ATGGATTACCGTGATGAGTTTCAGGCCGACTTCAATGTTTCACGTGAAACAATGGCCCTGCTGGATGATTACGCCGCTTTACTGAGAAAATGGAATCCGGCGATTAATCTGGTATCAAAAAGCACAATCAATGCCCTTTGGCAGCGCCATTTCCACGATTCGGCACAGATTTACCAGTTTCAGCCGGAAAACCCATGTCATTGGGCCGATCTGGGCAGCGGTGGTGGATTTCCGGCGTTGGTTTTGGCTGCGATGGCAAAAGAGGATTCGCCTGAATCCCGGTTTACCCTGGTTGAAAGTGATCTTAGGAAATGCACTTTCTTGCGCACGGTTATCCGTGATCTTGGACTGAATACCACTGTAATTACAGCAAGAATCGAGGAAACCGCTGGACTGAATGCAGATATTTTGACCGCGCGCGCGCTGGCATCCCTGGACAAGTTGCTGGAATTTGCAAATCTGCATCTAAGCCCGACAGGCATTGCTATTTTTCCAAAAGGAGACAGGTTTCAGGCGGAAATCGCCCAGGCAAAGGCGAATTGGCACTTTGATCTAGAGGAAATTCCCAGTAGAACGAATCCTACCGGCGCAATTCTGAAAATTGGAGGCATATCGCGTGTCTGA